The Alteromonas stellipolaris genome includes a region encoding these proteins:
- the cofC gene encoding 2-phospho-L-lactate guanylyltransferase produces MHKLCVVIPMKDPAFSKQRLSPHLPASVRKALAIKLFKKTVMSLNGSFPQWQKLVVTPSLYIADLATSLGCKVIFETKGSNLNTALTQATEWSMSQGFSHQLILPADIARLEEKELSSIASLASGDTSVVIGSAYDGGTNALCTTPPNAIDFAFGKSSSYEHHQAAIEKGLKCVTVQPKFLSQDIDHPDDLRHVNDVVDSLIA; encoded by the coding sequence GTGCATAAACTATGCGTTGTTATCCCCATGAAAGATCCTGCGTTCAGCAAGCAGCGTTTGTCACCACATTTGCCTGCCAGCGTACGTAAAGCGTTAGCCATTAAGTTGTTCAAGAAAACCGTTATGTCGTTAAACGGTTCATTTCCACAATGGCAAAAACTAGTGGTAACGCCGTCGCTATATATCGCCGATTTAGCCACCAGCTTAGGCTGCAAAGTAATATTTGAGACCAAAGGCAGCAACTTAAACACAGCCTTAACTCAAGCCACCGAATGGAGTATGTCACAAGGGTTTAGCCATCAACTTATTCTGCCTGCTGATATTGCTCGGTTAGAAGAAAAAGAGCTGAGTTCTATTGCATCATTGGCCTCAGGCGATACATCAGTGGTTATTGGCAGTGCATATGATGGCGGCACTAACGCACTATGCACTACGCCCCCTAACGCCATTGATTTTGCATTTGGCAAATCATCTTCTTATGAGCATCACCAAGCGGCCATTGAAAAAGGCTTAAAGTGCGTGACCGTTCAGCCTAAATTTTTAAGTCAAGACATCGACCATCCAGACGATCTTCGTCATGTGAATGACGTTGTCGACTCCTTAATTGCTTGA
- the cofD gene encoding 2-phospho-L-lactate transferase encodes MKNIVLLAGGVGGAKAAKGLYQSAYKDNLSIIGNVGDDDEFHNLWVSPDLDTLTYTLANEVNPVTGWGLKNDSCRILSRLAQFGSSTWMHLGDMDIATHIFRSAKRAEGMTMTAITRQITTRLGITVPLLPATDDTLQTRLETENGWVDFQTYFVHQRCEANVTNIAYEGAHLASATPEVLAAISAADIIVFAPSNPLLSIAPMLAIPQFRDALSASNATKIAVSPLIGGKAIKGPAEKLLQQMSYTPGNKGIAEFYQDICDVLVIDNQDEGETNVIESFGLHAHCTSTLMKSDHDKVALMEEVISAATTYQPEVPCA; translated from the coding sequence ATGAAAAACATTGTGTTACTCGCCGGTGGCGTAGGCGGTGCAAAAGCTGCGAAGGGCCTGTATCAGTCGGCTTACAAAGATAACCTATCCATTATTGGCAACGTAGGTGATGACGACGAATTCCATAATTTATGGGTGTCGCCTGACTTAGATACGCTTACCTACACATTAGCGAACGAAGTGAATCCAGTTACTGGTTGGGGGCTTAAAAACGACAGCTGCCGCATTCTTTCTCGGCTTGCTCAATTTGGTTCAAGCACATGGATGCATTTGGGAGATATGGATATTGCCACCCATATTTTCAGAAGCGCTAAGCGGGCCGAAGGCATGACTATGACGGCGATTACTCGCCAAATTACCACCCGATTAGGTATTACCGTACCTTTGCTGCCAGCTACCGACGATACTCTGCAAACTCGTCTTGAAACTGAAAACGGCTGGGTGGATTTTCAGACTTACTTTGTACACCAACGCTGCGAAGCTAACGTAACCAATATTGCGTACGAAGGGGCACATCTTGCTTCTGCTACTCCTGAAGTGTTGGCGGCCATTAGCGCTGCTGACATTATCGTATTTGCCCCTAGCAACCCGCTACTCAGTATTGCTCCCATGTTAGCCATACCCCAATTTCGCGATGCGCTATCAGCAAGCAACGCCACCAAAATTGCGGTTTCGCCGCTAATTGGTGGCAAGGCCATAAAAGGCCCTGCTGAAAAGCTACTACAACAAATGAGCTATACACCCGGTAACAAAGGCATTGCTGAATTTTACCAAGATATTTGCGATGTATTGGTCATTGATAATCAAGATGAAGGCGAAACAAACGTTATCGAAAGTTTTGGGTTGCACGCTCATTGCACTTCAACCTTAATGAAATCAGATCACGACAAAGTAGCACTAATGGAAGAGGTTATTTCGGCGGCCACCACTTATCAACCGGAGGTGCCTTGTGCATAA
- the cofH gene encoding 5-amino-6-(D-ribitylamino)uracil--L-tyrosine 4-hydroxyphenyl transferase CofH translates to MGNILQNITSVSPCDLTPAGDFTLPYSDTPIQTKLSQLRPAIAHILQRALEGKMLNHEEAEALFYCQGPETDALLHTADIVRELRTGNDGSFVITRNINFTNVCHMGCQFCNFGVNKNAGDAEFLAPHQVAARAKEAHARGATEICVQGGLHPDLPASFYGDLLDTVSSTVPDVHIHAYSPFEIWYGAMKGRKSYTDLLTDLKQRGLASMPGTAAEILDTEVRRKLTKNKLSTENWLKIIETAHNVGLPTTSTIMYGHIDGPSHWAAHLILLRDMQARTGGFTEFVPLGFIHNDSPLYKNNPSEVRTGPTADEHFKMHAIARLVLQGYIDNIQASWVKMGPDMASKVLRAGANDLGGTLMNESISRAAGASHGQEIVPRDMVNFIQRAGLSAHQRNTLYDVITPYGRDKKPAHQAALVGSETASPAAPQKDKTVFSPFNTSSHIPVKVSA, encoded by the coding sequence ATGGGTAACATACTGCAAAATATCACCTCGGTTTCACCTTGCGACTTAACGCCAGCAGGCGACTTCACCTTGCCCTACAGCGATACACCTATTCAAACTAAGCTAAGCCAACTTCGCCCTGCTATTGCCCATATCTTACAGCGGGCTTTAGAAGGCAAAATGCTTAATCATGAAGAAGCGGAAGCCTTGTTTTATTGCCAAGGGCCGGAAACCGATGCCCTATTGCACACCGCCGACATTGTGCGCGAACTGCGTACCGGTAATGACGGGTCGTTTGTAATAACTCGCAATATTAATTTTACCAATGTATGCCATATGGGCTGTCAGTTTTGTAATTTCGGGGTGAATAAAAACGCCGGCGATGCAGAGTTTTTGGCCCCTCATCAAGTGGCCGCTAGAGCCAAAGAAGCCCACGCTCGGGGCGCAACTGAAATTTGTGTTCAAGGTGGCCTTCACCCTGACTTACCCGCCAGTTTTTATGGCGACTTACTCGATACGGTGTCATCTACCGTGCCTGATGTTCACATTCATGCCTATTCGCCTTTTGAAATTTGGTATGGCGCAATGAAAGGCCGCAAAAGCTACACAGATTTATTAACCGACTTAAAACAGCGCGGCTTAGCATCTATGCCTGGTACGGCAGCTGAAATTCTAGATACTGAAGTAAGACGCAAACTAACTAAAAACAAACTTAGCACCGAAAACTGGCTTAAAATCATAGAAACCGCGCACAACGTTGGTTTACCGACAACATCTACCATTATGTATGGGCACATAGATGGGCCATCACACTGGGCCGCTCACCTTATTTTATTGCGCGACATGCAAGCTCGTACTGGCGGCTTTACCGAATTTGTTCCGTTAGGCTTTATACATAACGACAGCCCCCTTTATAAAAATAACCCTAGCGAAGTAAGAACTGGCCCAACAGCCGATGAGCATTTCAAAATGCACGCCATTGCGCGATTAGTGTTGCAAGGTTACATCGATAACATTCAAGCCTCGTGGGTGAAAATGGGGCCAGATATGGCGTCGAAAGTGCTTCGTGCAGGGGCTAACGATTTAGGAGGCACCCTAATGAACGAGAGTATTTCTCGTGCAGCAGGTGCTAGCCACGGTCAAGAAATTGTCCCTCGGGATATGGTGAACTTTATTCAGCGCGCTGGGCTAAGCGCCCATCAACGTAATACTTTGTACGACGTAATTACCCCGTACGGCCGTGACAAAAAGCCTGCTCACCAAGCGGCGCTTGTGGGCTCAGAAACTGCTAGCCCAGCAGCCCCACAAAAAGACAAAACAGTCTTTAGCCCATTTAACACGTCATCTCACATTCCCGTGAAGGTAAGCGCATGA
- the cofG gene encoding 7,8-didemethyl-8-hydroxy-5-deazariboflavin synthase CofG, translated as MLSRQHAIALEHATGAQLDALCEQAAGVRDTHWPNTLTYSRKIFIPLTNMCRDTCGYCTFVKHPDSGQANILNPSQVLASVLKGQAQGCKEALFSLGEKPEKRYRYAKDWLATLGHTSMVDYLTEVCEMVLDKSLMIPHVNAGTLTFNELKQLKNVSGSMGMMLECTSDRLMKKGQPHYACPDKVPGIRLKTLEDAGKLDIPFTTGILIGIGETWEERVDSLMAINTMYQEYGHIQEVIVQNFRAKAGTAMANAPEPTLDDMRRTLAMARLILDPAISLQAPPNLAQEYPHYIAAGINDWGGISPLTKDFINPERSWPQITELANACEQQGYALQERLTVYPKYLQAGERYVTKALHQAMPAWRNDGLAVEQCIDNTTFQGVAHG; from the coding sequence ATGCTATCGCGCCAACACGCCATTGCCCTTGAACATGCTACAGGTGCACAGCTTGATGCACTTTGCGAACAAGCTGCAGGCGTTCGCGATACGCACTGGCCTAATACCCTGACGTACTCACGAAAGATATTTATTCCGCTGACTAACATGTGTCGTGATACCTGTGGTTATTGCACGTTTGTAAAACACCCAGACTCAGGCCAAGCCAATATTTTAAACCCAAGTCAGGTGTTGGCTTCTGTATTAAAAGGCCAAGCGCAAGGGTGTAAAGAGGCCTTGTTCAGCTTGGGCGAAAAACCCGAGAAGCGTTATCGCTACGCGAAAGATTGGTTGGCCACATTGGGCCATACCAGCATGGTGGATTACCTAACCGAAGTGTGTGAAATGGTGCTGGATAAAAGTTTAATGATCCCCCACGTGAATGCGGGAACGTTAACCTTTAACGAACTGAAACAGCTAAAAAATGTAAGCGGCAGCATGGGGATGATGCTCGAATGCACCAGCGACCGGTTAATGAAAAAAGGCCAACCCCACTATGCCTGTCCAGACAAGGTACCAGGTATACGCTTAAAGACGTTGGAAGACGCAGGAAAGCTAGATATCCCCTTCACCACCGGCATTCTTATTGGCATTGGTGAAACCTGGGAAGAGCGTGTTGATAGCTTAATGGCCATAAACACGATGTACCAAGAATATGGCCATATTCAAGAAGTCATCGTTCAAAACTTTCGAGCGAAAGCAGGTACCGCTATGGCCAATGCGCCAGAGCCAACCCTTGATGATATGCGCCGCACGCTGGCCATGGCTCGGTTAATTTTAGACCCAGCAATTTCTCTGCAAGCGCCGCCGAATTTAGCCCAAGAATACCCTCATTACATTGCTGCAGGCATTAACGATTGGGGCGGTATTTCACCGTTAACGAAAGACTTTATTAACCCAGAGCGCAGCTGGCCGCAAATTACAGAATTAGCAAATGCATGCGAGCAACAAGGCTATGCATTGCAAGAACGTTTAACCGTATATCCGAAGTACCTACAAGCTGGCGAACGTTACGTTACCAAGGCGCTCCATCAAGCTATGCCGGCTTGGCGCAACGACGGTCTTGCCGTAGAGCAATGTATTGATAACACCACTTTTCAAGGAGTTGCTCATGGGTAA
- a CDS encoding TetR/AcrR family transcriptional regulator, producing MTKPTKTQANRAKTEAGILRAAEEIFAQKGFAGSSMDAVAQQAGLSKQLILYYFSGKDKLYQAVLENMIDLWLEKMQFNDDPEASPASTIRQYIQQKIELSRDYPNGSKVFAHEIINGAPVLKTYLIENLKPAFERDVKILERWIAAGHIRPVDPKHLFFTIWAATQTYADFSTQIQLLLGKPALEQDDFNEATEFLCNFVLSALDAQH from the coding sequence ATGACAAAACCTACAAAGACGCAGGCCAATCGTGCAAAAACAGAGGCCGGAATTCTGCGCGCCGCAGAAGAAATATTTGCACAAAAAGGGTTTGCTGGCTCTTCAATGGATGCAGTGGCGCAACAAGCCGGCCTCTCTAAACAACTCATTTTGTATTACTTTTCAGGCAAAGATAAGTTGTACCAAGCCGTACTCGAAAACATGATTGATTTATGGCTTGAGAAAATGCAGTTCAACGACGACCCTGAGGCATCTCCAGCCAGTACCATTCGTCAGTACATTCAGCAGAAAATAGAATTATCTCGTGATTACCCCAATGGTTCGAAAGTATTCGCCCATGAAATCATAAACGGCGCACCGGTACTGAAAACGTATTTGATAGAAAATTTAAAGCCTGCGTTTGAACGAGACGTGAAAATTCTTGAGCGCTGGATAGCAGCAGGTCACATTCGCCCTGTTGATCCTAAGCATCTATTCTTTACCATCTGGGCTGCCACACAAACCTATGCCGACTTCTCTACGCAAATTCAGTTGTTGCTAGGTAAACCCGCGTTAGAGCAAGATGATTTTAACGAAGCCACTGAATTTTTATGCAATTTCGTTTTAAGCGCCCTAGATGCACAACACTAG
- a CDS encoding LysR family transcriptional regulator — MRAILGNLSDTDIRLLRVFIVVAQAGGLSAAELELNIGRSTISRHLKDLETRLGMVLCHRGRGGFSLTEEGKRIYESTQRLLLSLQDFRNEVNDMHRHLQGNVVVAMFDKTVSNDACKVNEAIYTYQQQAPNVNVEIHVVPVNTIEQGILDGRYHIGIIPTHRSSSSLNYLPLFGEQMHLYCGRKHPFYIELGDISREEICDAKYAGLSFHSPNMDKSMSLGLNKMAVANDQEGIATLISSGCYLGFLPDHYAESFVKKGQMRAIEPNNFAYHCEFAAIYRKSPKPTRLVELFLEALAKEHGKEEPIAI; from the coding sequence ATGCGCGCAATTCTTGGAAACCTATCAGATACAGACATTCGCTTATTGAGAGTATTCATAGTGGTGGCACAGGCTGGCGGCCTTTCTGCTGCCGAGCTTGAACTCAATATTGGGCGTTCTACCATTAGCCGACATTTGAAAGATTTAGAAACCCGATTAGGTATGGTGCTTTGTCATCGAGGCCGTGGGGGCTTTTCGCTTACCGAAGAAGGAAAGCGTATTTATGAATCTACACAGCGTTTGTTGTTGTCGTTGCAAGACTTTAGAAACGAAGTAAACGACATGCATCGGCATTTGCAGGGCAATGTGGTGGTAGCCATGTTTGATAAAACCGTGTCGAACGATGCATGTAAAGTGAATGAAGCCATATACACCTATCAGCAGCAGGCGCCTAATGTGAATGTCGAAATTCATGTGGTGCCAGTTAATACCATTGAGCAAGGTATATTGGATGGGCGCTATCATATTGGCATTATTCCTACCCATCGCTCTTCCTCAAGCCTAAATTACTTACCCTTGTTTGGTGAGCAGATGCATTTGTATTGCGGACGCAAGCACCCTTTTTACATAGAACTAGGGGATATTTCCCGTGAAGAGATTTGCGACGCCAAGTATGCGGGGCTAAGCTTTCACAGCCCAAATATGGACAAAAGTATGTCTCTGGGGCTTAACAAAATGGCGGTTGCGAACGATCAAGAAGGTATTGCCACACTGATTTCTTCGGGCTGTTATTTAGGCTTCTTGCCTGATCATTATGCAGAGTCTTTCGTAAAAAAAGGCCAGATGCGGGCTATCGAGCCCAATAATTTCGCCTATCATTGTGAATTCGCGGCCATTTATCGTAAGTCACCTAAGCCCACCCGCTTGGTAGAGCTCTTTTTAGAAGCGCTTGCCAAAGAACATGGGAAGGAAGAACCCATTGCTATTTAG
- a CDS encoding aspartate aminotransferase family protein, which translates to MTQWASKLSQPQMDALWMPYTANRQFKASPKMITGAQGNYLIDDNGRKIFDGLSGLWTCGAGHNRPEIAEAVAKQLTTLDYAPAFQYGHNLAFELADRLANMAPADINKVFFTNSGSEAADTSTKIARAYWRQQGQPTKTRIIGRAKGYHGASWGGISFGGIGANRKMWGPAMESDHLSHTLLPNNQFCKGAPNYGEELADELIEMVALHDASNIAAVIVEPMSGSAGVIVPPKAYLRRLRELCNQHDILLIFDEVITGFGRTGSLFGADAFDVVPDMINVAKQITNGAVPMGAVLAREFIYDTVVNAGGADYNIELPHGYTYSGHPVACAAAMAALDILEQENLVSRVAELSPYFEEAVHSLKGMPFVSDIRNFGFAAGFSIESYPGEPARRPYEIADAMWKKGFYVRYGGDTIQLGLPFTTEKTEIDTLINAMQDTLMGK; encoded by the coding sequence ATGACCCAGTGGGCTTCCAAGCTATCACAACCGCAAATGGACGCGTTGTGGATGCCTTACACTGCAAATCGCCAGTTTAAAGCATCGCCTAAAATGATTACCGGTGCACAGGGCAATTACCTCATTGATGACAATGGTCGTAAAATCTTCGATGGATTATCTGGGTTATGGACATGCGGCGCAGGGCACAATCGCCCTGAAATTGCCGAAGCAGTCGCTAAACAGTTAACAACACTAGATTATGCACCCGCCTTTCAGTACGGCCACAATTTGGCGTTTGAGCTAGCCGACAGGCTAGCCAACATGGCGCCGGCTGATATCAATAAAGTGTTTTTCACTAACTCAGGTTCTGAAGCGGCTGATACGTCAACCAAAATAGCCCGTGCTTATTGGCGCCAGCAAGGTCAGCCTACTAAAACTCGCATTATCGGCCGAGCGAAAGGCTACCACGGTGCAAGCTGGGGCGGCATTAGTTTTGGCGGCATTGGCGCAAACCGCAAAATGTGGGGGCCAGCCATGGAGTCTGATCACCTTTCACATACCTTGCTGCCGAATAATCAATTCTGTAAAGGCGCACCGAACTATGGTGAAGAGCTTGCTGATGAGCTTATCGAAATGGTGGCATTACATGATGCGTCGAATATTGCGGCGGTGATTGTTGAGCCAATGAGTGGTTCTGCAGGGGTTATTGTTCCGCCAAAAGCCTATTTACGCCGCTTACGTGAATTGTGTAACCAGCACGATATTCTGCTTATTTTCGATGAAGTAATTACCGGCTTTGGTCGCACAGGTAGCTTATTCGGGGCCGATGCGTTTGATGTAGTGCCCGATATGATTAACGTGGCCAAGCAAATCACCAATGGCGCCGTTCCTATGGGCGCGGTACTGGCTCGTGAATTTATTTACGACACCGTAGTTAACGCAGGCGGTGCCGATTACAACATTGAGTTACCACACGGTTACACCTATTCCGGCCATCCTGTTGCTTGCGCGGCCGCCATGGCTGCCCTTGATATTTTAGAACAAGAAAACCTCGTCAGCCGCGTTGCCGAACTTAGCCCTTACTTTGAAGAAGCGGTGCATAGCTTAAAAGGCATGCCATTCGTTAGTGATATTCGAAACTTCGGCTTTGCCGCAGGCTTCAGCATTGAAAGCTACCCAGGCGAACCGGCTCGACGCCCTTATGAAATCGCTGACGCCATGTGGAAGAAGGGGTTTTACGTACGCTACGGCGGCGACACTATTCAGTTAGGCCTTCCGTTTACCACTGAAAAAACGGAAATCGACACCTTAATTAACGCGATGCAAGACACGTTAATGGGCAAATAG
- a CDS encoding CoA-acylating methylmalonate-semialdehyde dehydrogenase produces the protein MTSLVGHFIHGEHVAPQDGNLIDIHNPSTGAVCGKVEMASAALVQKAIDSAKTAYPAWRATPPAKRAQVMFRLKVLLEQHSDKICELISEEHGKVLHDAKGELQRGIENVEFACGMPQLLKGEHSKDVGPGIDAWSEFQPLGVVTGITPFNFPAMVPLWMWPSAIMCGNTFVLKPSEKDPSSALYIAALAAEAGLPPGVLNVVNGDKSAVDQLLEDPTIQAVSFVGSTPVAEAIYQKASANGKRCQALGGAKNHAIVMPDADVDNVVNALMGAAFGSCGERCMALSVVLAVGDEMGDTLRDRLSAQIETLKVGAGNDNSNDMGPLISAQHFDTVSGFIDSGVSQEADLVSDGRKLSVEGFEDGYFLGATLFDKVKPHMEIYQKEIFGPVLVMLRVPDMQTALELINAHEYGNGTCIFTRDGEAARFFIDQVQVGMVGVNVPLPVPVSYHSFGGWKRSLFGDLHAYGPDSVRFYTRRKAITQRWPSTNLREGSQFSFPSN, from the coding sequence ATGACTTCATTGGTAGGACACTTTATTCATGGCGAACACGTAGCGCCGCAAGATGGAAATTTGATTGATATTCACAACCCTTCTACTGGCGCTGTGTGCGGAAAAGTAGAAATGGCCTCGGCTGCGTTGGTGCAAAAAGCGATAGATTCAGCAAAAACGGCGTACCCAGCATGGCGTGCTACGCCACCAGCAAAACGTGCACAAGTGATGTTTCGTCTAAAAGTATTGCTAGAGCAACACAGCGATAAAATTTGTGAATTAATCAGTGAAGAGCATGGCAAAGTGCTACACGATGCGAAAGGTGAATTACAACGCGGTATTGAAAACGTTGAGTTTGCTTGTGGCATGCCTCAATTACTTAAAGGCGAACACAGCAAAGATGTGGGCCCAGGTATAGACGCGTGGAGTGAATTCCAGCCGCTAGGTGTAGTGACAGGTATTACGCCGTTTAACTTTCCGGCCATGGTGCCTTTATGGATGTGGCCCAGCGCTATCATGTGTGGCAACACCTTTGTGTTGAAACCATCCGAAAAAGACCCTTCCAGCGCACTATACATAGCAGCCCTAGCGGCAGAAGCCGGTTTACCACCGGGTGTACTTAACGTGGTAAACGGCGACAAGTCAGCCGTTGACCAACTGTTAGAAGACCCGACCATTCAAGCGGTAAGCTTTGTAGGTTCAACCCCTGTTGCTGAAGCTATTTATCAAAAAGCCAGTGCCAACGGAAAGCGTTGCCAAGCTTTAGGTGGTGCGAAAAATCACGCCATTGTTATGCCAGATGCCGATGTAGATAACGTAGTAAATGCACTAATGGGCGCTGCGTTTGGATCATGTGGCGAACGCTGTATGGCGTTATCGGTCGTGCTTGCGGTAGGTGACGAAATGGGCGATACCCTGCGCGACAGATTGTCAGCGCAAATTGAAACGCTCAAAGTGGGTGCGGGTAACGACAATAGCAATGACATGGGGCCGTTAATCAGCGCTCAACATTTCGATACAGTGAGTGGGTTCATCGACTCTGGCGTTAGCCAAGAAGCTGATTTGGTCAGTGATGGTAGAAAGCTCAGTGTAGAAGGTTTTGAAGATGGCTATTTCTTAGGGGCTACTTTGTTCGACAAAGTAAAACCTCACATGGAAATTTACCAAAAAGAGATCTTTGGCCCCGTGCTTGTGATGTTACGTGTCCCCGATATGCAAACGGCACTTGAGCTAATTAACGCGCACGAATATGGAAATGGTACCTGTATCTTCACCCGTGACGGCGAGGCCGCACGCTTCTTTATCGATCAGGTTCAAGTGGGCATGGTGGGTGTGAACGTACCGTTACCTGTACCTGTGTCTTACCACAGCTTTGGTGGGTGGAAGCGCTCATTGTTTGGCGATTTACATGCGTATGGCCCAGATTCAGTGCGTTTCTACACGCGCAGAAAAGCCATTACACAACGCTGGCCGTCAACGAACTTGCGTGAAGGCAGTCAATTTTCTTTCCCAAGTAACTAA
- a CDS encoding Zn-dependent hydrolase, translating to MDKLRINSQRLWDSLMEMGEIGGTEKGGCNRLAGTDLDKQARDLFCAWCEATGCEISIDKFGNIFAKRPGINNELPSVATGSHLDTQPTGGKFDGVFGVLSGVEVLRTLHENNITTPTPIEVSVWTNEEGSRFQPAMQGSGVYVGRFDLQEELDKTDVNGLRLGDELARIGYLGEEELGSRNIGAFFEAHIEQGPILEDEEKRIGVVRLGQGIRWYNVEIQGQESHSGTTPMHLRKDAMVATGKIVAEIESLANRYDNGLGTVGFMQVYPNSRNTIPGNVKFSADLRNPNPDVLATMHEEFVAYCDSVAKERNLEITVDNFWYFAPVEFNASDDVKAATENLGYSHMDIYAGAGHDACYMADLVPAGMIFTPCENGISHNEIEYSSPEQCADGANVLLHTMLTASKRIAEAAGASITEDEGASV from the coding sequence ATGGATAAGCTTAGAATTAACAGTCAAAGATTATGGGACAGCCTGATGGAAATGGGCGAGATTGGCGGCACTGAAAAAGGCGGTTGCAATCGCTTAGCCGGCACAGATCTAGACAAGCAAGCTCGAGACTTGTTTTGCGCATGGTGTGAAGCCACGGGGTGTGAAATTAGCATAGATAAGTTTGGTAATATTTTTGCTAAACGCCCGGGCATCAATAACGAACTACCTTCAGTGGCGACCGGAAGCCACTTAGATACTCAGCCTACAGGCGGAAAGTTCGACGGCGTATTCGGTGTATTATCCGGCGTTGAAGTACTTCGAACCCTACATGAAAACAACATTACTACCCCAACCCCAATTGAAGTCAGCGTTTGGACGAATGAAGAAGGTTCTCGCTTTCAGCCCGCCATGCAAGGCTCTGGTGTTTACGTTGGGCGCTTCGACTTACAAGAAGAATTAGATAAAACCGACGTAAACGGTTTGCGTTTAGGCGATGAACTCGCGCGCATAGGCTACTTAGGTGAAGAAGAATTAGGAAGCCGCAACATAGGCGCATTTTTTGAAGCCCATATCGAGCAAGGCCCAATATTAGAAGATGAAGAAAAACGCATTGGTGTAGTACGTTTAGGCCAAGGTATTCGCTGGTATAACGTAGAAATACAAGGTCAAGAATCTCATTCTGGCACAACGCCAATGCACTTACGCAAAGATGCCATGGTAGCCACAGGTAAAATTGTGGCAGAAATCGAATCGCTAGCTAATCGTTATGACAATGGTCTTGGAACAGTAGGTTTCATGCAGGTATATCCTAACTCACGTAATACTATTCCTGGAAACGTGAAGTTTAGTGCCGATTTACGCAACCCTAACCCAGATGTGTTGGCCACTATGCATGAAGAGTTTGTGGCTTACTGTGATTCGGTAGCCAAAGAGCGTAACTTAGAAATTACCGTGGATAACTTCTGGTACTTTGCGCCAGTAGAGTTTAATGCCTCTGACGATGTAAAAGCTGCCACTGAAAACTTAGGATATTCACACATGGATATCTACGCGGGTGCTGGTCACGATGCCTGTTACATGGCCGACCTAGTGCCAGCGGGCATGATTTTCACTCCATGTGAAAATGGCATTAGCCACAACGAAATTGAATACTCTAGCCCAGAGCAATGTGCAGATGGTGCAAACGTATTGCTTCATACCATGTTAACCGCCAGCAAGCGTATTGCTGAAGCCGCCGGTGCTTCAATTACTGAAGATGAAGGGGCAAGCGTATGA